A stretch of the Bacillus anthracis str. Vollum genome encodes the following:
- a CDS encoding helix-turn-helix domain-containing protein, translating to MSLVNTIKNLCKNHDTSISALEKDLEFGNGTIRKWDKAYPSADRLQKVADHFNVTTDFLLGRTNQMHLTTKDEKDIEKRMEEIKRDLQGEDGLMFSGEPMSEEAVESLLDAMEYIVKQTKVINKKYVPKKYRSTDDN from the coding sequence ATGAGCTTAGTGAACACAATTAAAAATCTTTGTAAAAACCATGATACATCCATATCCGCATTAGAAAAGGACTTAGAATTCGGCAATGGGACCATAAGAAAATGGGATAAAGCATATCCCTCAGCCGATAGACTCCAAAAAGTAGCTGATCACTTTAATGTAACTACTGATTTCTTACTTGGAAGAACAAATCAAATGCATTTAACCACTAAAGATGAAAAAGATATTGAAAAAAGAATGGAAGAAATAAAAAGAGATCTTCAAGGTGAAGACGGATTAATGTTCTCTGGTGAGCCTATGAGTGAAGAAGCTGTGGAATCTTTATTAGATGCAATGGAGTACATCGTGAAACAAACTAAAGTAATCAATAAAAAATACGTTCCTAAGAAATATCGTAGTACTGACGATAACTGA
- a CDS encoding ImmA/IrrE family metallo-endopeptidase — protein MKFVIRDLVQQLCTKYNTTNPYELADYLKINVLTWDLHEEINGFYKYEKRNRFIVINNHLSPSMQRTVCAHELGHAILHTHANTPFLRKNTFFSVDKLEIEANTFAALLLIDKKTIQPGDTKACIAYKNDIPVELLEFYKPY, from the coding sequence TTGAAATTCGTCATAAGAGATCTAGTCCAACAACTTTGCACAAAATACAACACGACAAACCCCTATGAGCTTGCAGATTACTTAAAAATAAATGTACTAACTTGGGATTTACACGAAGAAATAAACGGATTTTATAAATATGAAAAAAGAAATCGTTTCATTGTTATTAATAATCATTTGTCTCCATCCATGCAAAGAACTGTTTGTGCACATGAATTAGGACATGCAATCCTACACACTCACGCAAACACACCTTTTCTTCGTAAGAATACATTCTTTTCAGTTGATAAATTAGAGATAGAAGCAAATACGTTTGCTGCGCTTTTGTTAATTGATAAAAAGACCATTCAACCTGGTGATACAAAAGCATGTATAGCATACAAAAATGACATTCCAGTTGAACTGTTAGAATTTTATAAGCCTTACTAA
- a CDS encoding helix-turn-helix domain-containing protein, which translates to MKYSSFGIEVRKVLLERDLTLTVLASELKISVSYLSDILKGSRKGKKQKKAIVELLGLDMCEEDLK; encoded by the coding sequence ATGAAGTATTCGAGTTTTGGAATTGAGGTTAGAAAAGTATTGTTAGAAAGAGATTTAACACTAACTGTATTAGCTTCTGAGCTAAAAATATCAGTTTCATATTTATCCGACATTTTAAAAGGGTCTAGAAAAGGGAAAAAACAAAAGAAAGCGATTGTTGAATTATTAGGACTAGACATGTGTGAGGAGGATTTAAAGTGA
- the glnR gene encoding transcriptional repressor GlnR, with product MKEDRRSAPLFPIGIVMDLTQLSARQIRYYEEHNLVSPTRTKGNRRLFSFNDVDKLLEIKDLLDQGLNMAGIKQVLLMKENQTEAVKVKEETKEISKTELRKILRDELQHTGRFNRTSLRQGDISRFFH from the coding sequence ATGAAAGAAGATAGACGTTCTGCCCCGCTGTTTCCTATTGGTATTGTTATGGATTTAACACAATTATCTGCACGTCAAATTCGCTACTATGAAGAGCATAATCTTGTTTCTCCAACCCGTACAAAGGGGAATCGTAGATTATTTTCATTTAACGATGTAGATAAGTTGTTAGAGATTAAAGATTTATTAGATCAAGGCTTGAATATGGCTGGTATTAAACAAGTGTTACTGATGAAAGAAAATCAAACAGAAGCAGTGAAAGTAAAAGAAGAAACAAAAGAAATTTCAAAAACTGAGCTTCGCAAAATACTTCGAGACGAACTACAACATACAGGTAGATTTAATCGAACTTCATTGCGACAAGGTGATATTTCAAGGTTTTTTCACTAA
- a CDS encoding Rha family transcriptional regulator, whose translation MIEQIMVVDEKEESFVKGDQESLVFIKDNKVVTDSLTVAEVLKKQHKHVLRDIKVQMEKLESAGEGEFTESNFGLSFYKDVTGRTLQKIDMTEDAFTILMFSYNTIETMKIKVRFIEEFKRMRAFIENQSILPTDTFSQIELLATGTSNLNKRVSSLEQVVEKQLTVDYGQQRVIEKTKAKRIYFLWENGHVDSEVHDSTRKLFGLLGRNLKDAFNVNSYRDILKKDFEEALNFINGWRPMI comes from the coding sequence GTGATAGAACAAATAATGGTAGTAGATGAAAAAGAAGAATCATTTGTAAAAGGTGATCAAGAAAGTCTGGTTTTTATTAAAGATAATAAAGTCGTTACGGATAGCTTAACCGTAGCTGAAGTGTTAAAAAAACAACATAAACATGTCTTAAGAGACATTAAGGTTCAGATGGAAAAGTTGGAAAGTGCAGGAGAAGGGGAATTTACTGAGTCCAACTTTGGGCTTAGCTTTTATAAAGATGTTACAGGACGAACTTTACAAAAAATCGACATGACAGAAGATGCTTTCACAATATTAATGTTTTCTTATAACACGATTGAAACGATGAAAATTAAAGTGAGGTTTATTGAAGAATTTAAAAGAATGAGAGCATTCATTGAGAATCAGTCAATTCTCCCTACTGATACATTTAGTCAAATCGAACTACTAGCTACAGGAACTAGTAACTTAAATAAAAGAGTTTCTTCTTTAGAGCAGGTAGTTGAAAAGCAATTAACTGTAGACTACGGACAACAAAGAGTAATTGAAAAAACGAAAGCAAAACGAATCTATTTTTTATGGGAGAACGGTCATGTAGATAGTGAAGTACATGATTCTACTCGCAAGCTATTCGGATTACTAGGGCGTAATTTGAAAGATGCATTCAATGTGAATAGTTACCGCGACATTTTGAAGAAGGATTTTGAGGAAGCATTGAATTTTATAAATGGTTGGAGGCCGATGATTTAA
- the glnA gene encoding type I glutamate--ammonia ligase, translating to MARYTKEDIFRLAKEENVKYIRLQFTDLLGVIKNVEIPVSQLTKALDNKMMFDGSSIEGFVRIEESDMYLYPDLDTWVIFPWTAEKGKVARLICDIYNADGTPFEGDPRNNLKRVLKEMEALGFSDFNLGPEPEFFLFKVDEKGNPTLELNDNGGYFDLAPMDLGENCRRDIVLELEEMGFEIEASHHEVAPGQHEIDFKYANAIRSCDDIQTFKLVVKTIARKHGLHATFMPKPLYGVNGSGMHCNLSLFKNGENVFFDQNGDLQLSDDARHFIAGILKHAPAFTAVANPTVNSYKRLVPGYEAPCYVAWSAQNRSPLVRIPASRGISTRVEVRSVDPAANPYLVMATLLAAGLDGIKNKLTPPAAVDRNIYVMTKEEREEAGIVDLPATLAQALVTLQSNEVISNALGDHLLEHFIEAKEIEWDIFRTQVHQWERDQYMSLY from the coding sequence ATGGCTAGGTACACAAAAGAAGATATTTTCCGTTTGGCGAAAGAAGAGAATGTAAAGTATATCCGATTACAATTTACGGACCTTTTAGGAGTAATTAAAAACGTAGAAATTCCAGTGAGCCAATTAACAAAAGCTCTTGATAACAAAATGATGTTTGATGGATCTTCTATTGAAGGTTTCGTACGTATTGAAGAATCTGATATGTACTTATATCCAGATTTAGATACTTGGGTAATTTTCCCTTGGACAGCTGAAAAAGGTAAAGTAGCTCGATTAATCTGTGATATTTACAATGCAGATGGCACTCCATTTGAAGGAGATCCACGTAACAATTTAAAACGTGTATTAAAAGAAATGGAAGCTTTAGGATTCTCAGATTTCAATCTTGGACCAGAGCCAGAATTCTTCCTATTCAAAGTAGATGAAAAAGGAAATCCGACATTAGAATTAAACGATAACGGTGGATACTTCGACCTTGCGCCGATGGATCTAGGGGAAAACTGTCGTCGTGATATCGTTCTTGAACTTGAAGAAATGGGCTTTGAAATTGAAGCGTCTCACCATGAGGTTGCTCCAGGGCAACACGAAATTGACTTTAAATATGCAAATGCAATTCGTTCATGTGATGACATTCAAACATTTAAACTTGTTGTAAAAACAATTGCTCGTAAACACGGTTTACACGCAACATTTATGCCAAAACCATTATACGGTGTGAACGGTTCAGGTATGCACTGTAACTTATCATTATTCAAAAATGGCGAGAACGTATTCTTCGATCAAAACGGTGACTTACAATTAAGTGATGATGCTCGTCACTTCATCGCAGGTATCTTAAAACACGCGCCAGCATTTACAGCGGTAGCAAACCCAACTGTAAACTCTTACAAGCGTTTAGTACCTGGATACGAAGCTCCTTGTTACGTAGCATGGTCTGCACAAAACCGTAGTCCATTAGTACGTATCCCTGCATCTCGTGGTATTAGTACACGCGTAGAAGTACGTAGTGTTGACCCAGCTGCAAACCCATATTTAGTAATGGCTACATTATTAGCTGCAGGTCTTGATGGAATTAAAAACAAATTAACTCCACCAGCTGCAGTAGACCGTAACATCTACGTAATGACAAAAGAAGAGCGCGAAGAAGCAGGTATCGTTGACTTACCAGCAACATTAGCGCAAGCTTTAGTTACATTACAATCTAACGAAGTAATTAGTAACGCATTAGGAGATCACTTACTTGAGCACTTCATTGAAGCGAAGGAAATTGAGTGGGATATCTTCCGCACACAAGTTCACCAATGGGAACGCGATCAATATATGTCTCTTTACTAA
- a CDS encoding aminotransferase class I/II-fold pyridoxal phosphate-dependent enzyme, producing the protein MFDRLKNGEKIAPIVKEVESQITEVHKRADEVIESNQFRVLESFRKHKISDSHFIPTTGYGYDDIGRDTLEKVYADVFGAEAGLVRPQIISGTHAISTALFGILRPGDELLYITGKPYDTLEEIVGVRGKGVGSFKEYNIGYNAVPLTEEGLVDLGAVAAAIHSNTKMIGIQRSKGYATRPSFTISQIKEMIAFVKEIKPDVVVFVDNCYGEFIEEQEPCHVGADLMAGSLIKNPGGGIVKTGGYIVGKEQYVEACAYRLTSPGIGAEAGASLYSLQEMYQGFFLAPHVAGQALKGAIFTAAFLEKLGMNTSPAWNAPRTDLIQSVQFDDKDRMIAFCQAIQYASPINSHFTPYANYMPGYEDDVIMAAGTFIQGASIELSADGPIRPPYVAYVQGGLTYSHVKIAICSAIDALIEKELLTIS; encoded by the coding sequence ATGTTTGATCGTTTGAAAAATGGAGAAAAGATTGCTCCGATTGTAAAAGAAGTAGAGAGCCAAATTACAGAAGTACATAAACGTGCGGATGAAGTAATTGAAAGTAATCAGTTTCGTGTATTAGAAAGTTTTCGTAAACATAAAATTAGTGATTCACATTTTATTCCGACGACCGGTTACGGTTATGACGATATTGGTCGTGATACGCTAGAAAAAGTGTATGCAGATGTATTTGGAGCGGAAGCTGGCCTAGTTCGTCCGCAAATCATTTCAGGTACTCACGCTATTTCTACAGCGTTATTTGGTATTTTACGTCCAGGAGATGAGTTATTGTACATCACTGGCAAGCCGTATGATACGTTAGAAGAAATCGTTGGTGTACGCGGAAAAGGTGTAGGTTCATTTAAAGAATATAATATTGGTTATAATGCAGTTCCGCTTACTGAAGAGGGGCTTGTTGATTTAGGGGCTGTTGCGGCTGCCATTCATAGTAATACGAAAATGATCGGTATTCAGCGCTCAAAAGGTTATGCTACTCGTCCGTCTTTTACTATTTCTCAAATTAAAGAAATGATAGCGTTTGTTAAAGAAATTAAACCGGATGTTGTCGTGTTTGTAGATAACTGTTATGGCGAGTTTATTGAAGAACAAGAGCCATGCCATGTTGGTGCAGATTTAATGGCGGGTTCGCTTATTAAAAACCCGGGCGGGGGAATTGTTAAAACTGGTGGTTATATTGTTGGTAAAGAACAGTATGTTGAAGCGTGTGCCTATCGTTTAACATCTCCAGGAATCGGTGCGGAAGCAGGAGCATCTTTATATAGTCTGCAAGAAATGTATCAAGGTTTCTTCTTAGCACCGCACGTAGCGGGACAAGCGCTAAAAGGTGCGATTTTTACAGCTGCATTTTTAGAGAAGTTAGGAATGAATACATCACCAGCATGGAATGCACCAAGAACAGATTTAATTCAGTCTGTTCAATTTGATGATAAAGATCGTATGATAGCGTTCTGCCAAGCGATTCAATATGCATCTCCGATTAATTCCCACTTCACTCCGTATGCGAACTATATGCCAGGTTATGAAGATGATGTCATTATGGCCGCGGGAACGTTTATTCAAGGTGCGAGTATTGAATTATCAGCTGATGGTCCGATTCGTCCGCCTTATGTTGCTTACGTACAAGGTGGATTAACTTATTCGCATGTGAAGATTGCAATTTGTTCTGCAATTGATGCATTAATTGAAAAAGAATTATTAACAATTTCTTAA